One Euphorbia lathyris chromosome 1, ddEupLath1.1, whole genome shotgun sequence DNA segment encodes these proteins:
- the LOC136221858 gene encoding uncharacterized protein isoform X2 yields the protein MEMLLLLHLVQNVIGGRKPEPECNGERIDLLVRLGLLKLPGLAQETFPETLVLNMPRLSAAQGQIQKIVVISTRMCICESMLTEGRLRLTWSSPGNWVKDGRLRC from the exons ATGGAAATGTTGCTTCTACTTCATCTGGTTCAAAATGTCATAG GTGGTAGAAAACCAGAACCAGAGTGCAATGgcgaaagaattgatttgttggTGAGACTTGGATTGTTAAAGTTACCAGGTCTGGCACAAGAAACATTTCCTGAAACACTCGTGCTTAACATGCCTCGGCTGAGTGCTGCTCAAGGTCAAATCCAAAAGATAGTAGTTATATCTACCAG GATGTGCATTTGCGAGAGCATGTTGACAGAAGGTAGGCTTAGGCTGACCTGGAGCAGCCCAGGGAATTGGGTGAAGGATGGGCGCTTGAGATGCTGA
- the LOC136221858 gene encoding uncharacterized protein isoform X3, producing MEMLLLLHLVQNVIGGRKPEPECNGERIDLLVRLGLLKLPGLAQETFPETLVLNMPRLSAAQGQIQKIVVISTRFELQSNEHYVHKCACNFKGCAFARAC from the exons ATGGAAATGTTGCTTCTACTTCATCTGGTTCAAAATGTCATAG GTGGTAGAAAACCAGAACCAGAGTGCAATGgcgaaagaattgatttgttggTGAGACTTGGATTGTTAAAGTTACCAGGTCTGGCACAAGAAACATTTCCTGAAACACTCGTGCTTAACATGCCTCGGCTGAGTGCTGCTCAAGGTCAAATCCAAAAGATAGTAGTTATATCTACCAG GTTTGAATTACAATCCAATGAGCATTATGTTCATAAATGTGCCTGCAACTTCAAAG GATGTGCATTTGCGAGAGCATGTTGA
- the LOC136221858 gene encoding uncharacterized protein isoform X1: MEMLLLLHLVQNVIGGRKPEPECNGERIDLLVRLGLLKLPGLAQETFPETLVLNMPRLSAAQGQIQKIVVISTRFELQSNEHYVHKCACNFKGILQFHLIVLFSPLYQSG; this comes from the exons ATGGAAATGTTGCTTCTACTTCATCTGGTTCAAAATGTCATAG GTGGTAGAAAACCAGAACCAGAGTGCAATGgcgaaagaattgatttgttggTGAGACTTGGATTGTTAAAGTTACCAGGTCTGGCACAAGAAACATTTCCTGAAACACTCGTGCTTAACATGCCTCGGCTGAGTGCTGCTCAAGGTCAAATCCAAAAGATAGTAGTTATATCTACCAG GTTTGAATTACAATCCAATGAGCATTATGTTCATAAATGTGCCTGCAACTTCAAAGGCATTTTACAATTTCACttaattgttttgttttctcCATTGTACCAATCAGGTTGA